The Atribacterota bacterium genome contains the following window.
TTTGCTTATCCAGTAATAGACAAGGTATCCGGTTCCAATCATAGCTGTAAATAAATATAAATCCTCTTTAACTGATACAATTACTGCAACAATACTTAAATATATACAGGAAGCTATGATAATCATATTGGCTCCTTTCCAGGAGAATCCCTGTTCGATCAACTGTTGTCTTAATCTACTCTCACTGACATTTCCCAGATAATCATCTCTTAAATAATTAGCAATGAAAGAATAGGAGGTATCAACTATGGGAAATCCTAGAATTAATAGTGGTGTTAAAAGGGTTAAGGCGGCAGTACTTTTTAAAACCCCAACAATAGCAATAATAGCCAATATAAATCCAAAAAACATATAATAAGAAGAAAAATAATTATTCTGTTCTAATGTGTTTCTTCTCTTTAATAAAATAATTGCTAAAGAAAAAATAATTAACAATGCTGATAATACTTCCGCAATTATTAGTCCCTGTTGTTGAAAAATAGATACAATAAAAAAGGTTAAAGCAGCAATGAAAACAGTGATTGGGGTGATATCACCTAATTCATCAGTTTGTCCTATTGAATTAGTAATAGTAAGTAACCATATAATGGTAATTGGTATAGACAGATTATTAAGATACCAATATCCACCAGAATAATTTCTTAAAAACTCTATTTTAATTCCAACTGCAATAATTAAAAGCGCTATAATAATTTGAAAAAATACCTTCAATCCAGGAACCAGCTTTTTCTTCTGGTTATACTTCCCTAACAATATCATTAATATACCAGCAATAAAAATACCTGCAATCTTAATTAGAGAATTAATCCACTCAGACAAAAAGTCCTCCAAAATATTAAATAAAACAATTATTATTAAACTTGTTTCTTAAAAAAGTTGTACTATGGTCAATTGAATACATTCTAATATCTATGATAAGCAAACTTAGCTTTTATAAAAATTCTTAAATTCAAAATTTTTATAATTAAAATATTTAACTATATTATTTACTAAATCTCTCCTGTAGCTTAAACCATTCTACTGTTTTCCTCAATCCTTCTGCTAAACCATATTGAGCCTTCCATCCTATTTTTTGCTCTGCTAAATTACTATCTAGAATATTCTTTCTTAAATCTCCAATCCGAGGGGGACCATGTATTGCCTTTTTGTTAAATCCTATTATTCCTTGCAAAGAAGAATAAAGCTGATTTACTGATATTCCCATACCTGTTCCAACATTAACAGAATTAAAGATTTTTTTTATTGTTTTTTTATTTTTTAACTCTGCTAATTTTAACATATTTTTTATACTGAGTAAACAAGCGTTAGCAATATCTTTTACATAGATATAATCTCTAATATATTCACCATCGCCATTAATAATAGGGGGCTCTCCTTTTAACATTTTCGCTATAAAAATAGCAATAACGCCAGCTTCACCTAAGGGATCCTGTCTTGGTCCATACACATTACCATAGCGTAAAGAAATATATTTTAAGTTATAGGTTCGATAATAAAAATCAAGGTAAAATTCAGAAGCCATTTTAGAAATTCCGTAAGGAGAAGTGGGATAAAGAGGAGCATTTTCCACAATAGGAAGTGATTTACATTCTCCATACACTGTTCCACCACTGGAAGCAAAAACAA
Protein-coding sequences here:
- a CDS encoding NAD-dependent epimerase/dehydratase family protein, with product MSARRKKVLVTGGAGFIGSHIVDLLINNGYELIIIDDLSSGKKENINPKARFYQINISDPCIKEIFNTEKPDYVCHQAAQVSVSYSVHNPKLDAQCNIIGLLNLLENSLENKVKGIVFASSGGTVYGECKSLPIVENAPLYPTSPYGISKMASEFYLDFYYRTYNLKYISLRYGNVYGPRQDPLGEAGVIAIFIAKMLKGEPPIINGDGEYIRDYIYVKDIANACLLSIKNMLKLAELKNKKTIKKIFNSVNVGTGMGISVNQLYSSLQGIIGFNKKAIHGPPRIGDLRKNILDSNLAEQKIGWKAQYGLAEGLRKTVEWFKLQERFSK
- a CDS encoding WecB/TagA/CpsF family glycosyltransferase, translating into MSEWINSLIKIAGIFIAGILMILLGKYNQKKKLVPGLKVFFQIIIALLIIAVGIKIEFLRNYSGGYWYLNNLSIPITIIWLLTITNSIGQTDELGDITPITVFIAALTFFIVSIFQQQGLIIAEVLSALLIIFSLAIILLKRRNTLEQNNYFSSYYMFFGFILAIIAIVGVLKSTAALTLLTPLLILGFPIVDTSYSFIANYLRDDYLGNVSESRLRQQLIEQGFSWKGANMIIIASCIYLSIVAVIVSVKEDLYLFTAMIGTGYLVYYWISKRVLNGQSIIDVDEYRQKVELFGVPIDRMNCNKVLERIDGFVKERQSHFVITPDTLAILRARKDRQYLDIAKKADLVTPDGAGILWATAFLNEPLPERITGIDMINYICQLAVKKKYKIYLLGAEAKVIKKAVENLEEKYPGIEIVGYHHGYFNNISIQRSNQEIESDIIKDIVVKKPDFLLVGMGVPKQEIWIYKYKDKLGVPVCIGIGGSFDVLSGKIPRAPLWMQNHGMEWIFRLIKEPKRLKRAILLPCFIWLVLLGKIELLFREER